CTCATAacagcacatgtgtgtgtgtctgtttcacaCAACCTCACACATGCAGCCCAAAGACGTGTCTGTCCccttgtttatgtgtgtgtctgagtgtctgtgtgtctgagtgtctgtgtgtctgtgtgtctgtgtgtctgtgtgtctgtctgtctgtctgagtgtctgagtgtctgtgtgtctgagtgtctgtgtgtctgtgtgtctgtgtgtctgagtgtctgtgtgtctgtgtgtctgtgtgtctgagtgtctgtgtgtctgagtgtctgtgtgtctgagtgtctgtgtgtctgtgtgtctgagtgtctgtgtgtctgccaggCCGGACCACTAGTCATCAGTCATTAGTAGTGTAAGTCTCCTGTGGTGAGGACTTTCTATACACACTAATCCATTCCTTAATATAATGGCCCTGGGTTCCTTTGATATAGGCATCCAAACAGGCCCCCGTTGAAAGGGTGTTTTAGGCATCTGAAtgggctctgtctgtctgagtgtttTAGCTGGAAACCAGAGCCAAATGTTTCAAGTCTAGTTCAAAGCAGAAGCCTAAAGGACCTCACACGTTCTGGAGCCGTCTATAACACAAACCCAAccaagtgtgtgtgaatgtagatTCTCAGAAAtacatactctctctctgtgtgtgtgtgtgaatgtagatTCTCAGAAATacattctctctgtgtgtgtgtgtgtgtgtgtgtgcgtcgggGTCTGCCAACACTGCTTTCCCCCCCAGtctaataaaaaaaaatccccaaTTGACATTGAACTATGTGATTCTGTCAGATGGCCCACTCTGAAGAAGAAaaggggagtgagggagaaacacacacacacacacacacacacacatacgcacgcacacacacccacacaagcacgcacacatacacacacacacacgcacatacgcacgcacacgcacatacgcacgcacacacacacacacacacccacacaagcacgcacacatacacacacacgcacacacacacacacacacacacacacaagcacgcacacacacccacgcaagcacacacacccacatacacacacacgcacatacacacgcacgcacgcacatacacacgcacgcacacacacacacacacaagcacacacatacacacacacgcacgcacatacacacgcacgcacacacacacacacacacacccacacacctgtAAAAcaggttgtttttgtattgtccTGTACAGGTACTACATCAAGGAATCTAAAGGCAGCAAGAGATGGCTGATATTCTTGGAGGGTGAGTTGAGAGGTTTAAGACTTCCAAACGCTCTGGTATTTGTCTGTTGTGTATTTCAATCCAAGGCACGTTACAGGGCAGAGCGCTGTCCAGCCGACAATGTGCCTCTTAAAGTTTATGTACGTTTGACTTGACAATCACTGTGTTTATCGTGAATGTGAGCTGCACAAATGGCAGAGAAATGACCTTTATAAGGTGGAGTGTGCTGCTCTATAACCGGCCTTGGATTGGACCCTggtgctgtgttgttgttgttgttgttgttgttgttgttctctgtgtaggtggatggtactgtatgtaatgttgttggtctgtgtaggtggatggtactgtgtgtaatgttgttgttgttgttggtctgtgtaggtggacggtactgtgtgtaatgttgttgttgttgttgttctctgtgtaggtggatggtactgtgtgtaatgttgttgttgttgttgttctctgtgtaggtggatggtactgtatgtaatgttgttgttgttcttcttctctgtgtaggtggatggtactgtgtgtaatgttgttgttgttctctgtgtagatggatggtactgtgtgtaatgttgttgttggtctgtgtaggtggatggtactgtgtgtaatgttgttggtctgtgtaggtggatggtactgtgtgtaatgttgttggtctgtgtaggtggatggtactgtgtgtaatgttgttgttggtctgtgtaggtggatggtactgtgtgtaatgttgttggtctgtgtaggtggatggtactgtgtgtaatgttgttggtctgtgtaggtggatggtactgtgtgtaatgttgttggtctgtgtaggtggatggtactgtgtgtaatgttgttggtctgtgtaggtggatggtactgtgtgtaatgttgttggtctgtgtaggtggatggtactgtgtgtaatgttgttgttggtctgtgtaggtggatggtactgtgtgtaatgttgttggtctgtgtaggtggatggtactgtgtgtaatgttgttgttggtctgtgtaggtggatggtactgtgtgtaatgttgttggtctgtgtaggtggatggtactgtgtgtaatgttgttggtctgtgtaggtggatggtactgtgtgtaatgttgttggtctgtgtaggtggatggtactgtgtgtaatgttggtggtctgtgtaggtggatggtactgtgtgtaatgttgttggtctgtgtaggtggatggtactgtgtgtaatgttgttggTCTATGTAGGTGGAtggtactgtgtgtaatgttgttggtctgtgtaggtggatggtactgtgtgtaatgttgttggtctgtgtaggtggatggtactgtgtgtaatgttgttggtctgtgtaggtggatggtactgtgtgtaatgttggtggtctgtgtaggtggatggtactgtgtgtaatgttgttggtctgtgtaggtggatggtactgtgtgtaatgttgttggTCTATGTAGGTGGAtggtactgtgtgtaatgttgtcgttggtctgtgtaggtggatggtactgtgtgtaatgttgttggtctgtgtaggtggatggtactgtgtgtaatgttgttgttggtctgtgtaggtggatggtactgtgtgtaatgttgttggtctgtgtaggtggatggtactgtgtgtaatgttgttggtctgtgtaggtggatggtactgtgtgtaatgttgttggtctgtgtaggtggatggtactgtgtgtaatgttgttgtttgtctgtgtaggtggatggtactgtgtgtaatgttgttggTCTATGTACGTGGAtggtactgtgtgtaatgtttgtctgtgtaggtggatggtactgtgtgtaatgttgttgttggtctgtgtaggtggatggtactgtgtgtaatgttgttggTCTGTGTAGGTGGATGGTACTGTTTCAACAGACAGACTTGTGACACCAGGTACCAGACAATGAGGAGATTCATGAGCTCCCTCAAGTGGCCACACACCAGAACAGGTCagcacactgtaataaacacgtATTACAAGCTCATAACATGTTTATTAATGGTAATAGCGAGTAATACTGTTTCTATAACCTCTGCTATTGGTGTTCAGAGTCAGACTTCACCAGAACACTGTACAACATGCTTATAACATGTTTATGAACTAGTAATAATAACTAGTATTAAGTGTTATAACCAGTCAAAAGTAGGCTTATGATTTGTCTGTTCAGGGAGCTGCTGCAAAAACGAATTGACTCTTTAAAAATCATTGGTCCAGTACAGGCTGTAGAGGGAAAAGATCTCAGGCCATATAAATGTTAGTGTTTCCCATTAATCAGTAGaactcagtcagtctgtctgttttaGTTATCAAAATTAATCTCACACTCACAAGtacctctttcttctctcctttcttctctcctctctctgtctctctctctctctctctctctcttcatttccatgggtctttatccctctctcttcatttccatgggtctttatccctctctcttcatttccatgggtctttatccctctctcttcatttcCATGTGTCTTTATCCCCCTCTCCATTTCCATGGgtctttatctcactctcttcATTTCCATGGGTCTTTATCCCCTCTCTTCATTTCCATgggtctttatctctctctcttcatttccaTGGGTCTTTATCCCCCTCGCTCTCTTCATTTCCATGGGtctttatccccctctctctcttcatttccatgggtctttatctccctctcttcatttccatgggtctttatctctctctcttcatttccatgggtctttatctccctctcttcattTCCATGggtctttatctccctctcttcattTCCATGggtctttatctccctctcttcattTCCATGGGCCTTTATCCCCCTCTCTTCATTTCCATGGGTCTTTATCCCCTCTCTGTGGTTCTCTGTCTCCAGGTACAGGTATTCTGTCTCCTCAGCCAGAGGAGAACCCCTATTGGTGGAATGCCAACATGGTGTAAGAACTCCATCCTCTTTTCTCTTCGTTATTTGACTCCTTCTTTTcagtcttctctctcctctatcgctcttctctcctatcgctcttctctcctatcgctcttctctcctatcgctctctctcctatcgctcttctctcctatcgctctctctcctatcgccctctctcctatcgctcttctctcctatcgctcttctctcctatcgctctGTCTCCTATCGCTCTTCTCTCCTATCGCACTTCTCTCCTATCGCActtctctcctatcgctctctctctcctatcgctctctctcctatcgctctctctctcctatcgctcttctctcctatcgctctctctcctatcgctctctctctcctatcgctctctctctcctatcgctcttctctcctatcgcccttctctcctatcgctctcatatcgctgtctctctcctatcgctctctctctcctatcgctctctctcctatcgcccttctctcctatcgctcttctctcctatcgctctctctcctatcgctcttctCTCCTATCGCCCTTCCCTCCTATCGCTCTcctatcgctgtctctctcctatcgctctcCTCTCCTATCGCCCTTCTCTCCTATCGCCCTTCTCTCCTATCGCCTATCTCTCCTATCGCCCTTCTCTCCTATCGCCCTTCTCTCCTATCGCCcttctctcctatcgctcttccCTCCTATCGCTCTTCCCTTCTATCGCTATTCCCTCCTATCGctcttctctcctatcgctcttccCTCCTATCGCTCTTCCCTCCTATCGctctcctatcgctctctctcctatctctcttctctcctatcgctctctctcctgtcactcttctctcctatcgctctctctcctatcgctctctcctatcgctctctctctcctatcgctcgctgtctcctatcgctctctctcctatcgctcttccctcctatcgctcttccctcctatcgctcttctctcctatcgctcttctctcctatcgctcttctctcctatcgctcttctctcctatcgctctctctcctatcgctctctctcctatcgctctctctcctatcgctctctctcctatcgctctGTCTCCTATCGCTCTGtctcctatcgctctctctctccatcgctctctctctcctatcgctcttccCTCCTATCGCTCTTCCCTCCTATCGCTCTGTCTCCTATCGCTCTGTCTCCTATCGCTCTGtctctcctatcgctctctctctcctatcgctcttccctcctatcgctctctctctcctatcgctcttccCTCCTATCGCTCTTCCCTCCTATCGCTCTTCCCTCCTATCGCTCTTCCCTCCTATCGCTCTTCTCTCCTATCGCCCTTCTCTCCTATCGCCcttctctcctatcgctcttctctcctatcgctcttctctcctatcgctcttctctcctatcgctctctctcctatcgctctgtctcctatcgctctctctctcctatcgctcttccCTCCTATCGCTCTGTCTCCTATCGCTCTGTCTCCTATCGCTCTGTCTCCTATCGCTCTTCCCTCCTATCGCTCTTCCCTCCTATCGCTCTTCCCTCCTATCGctcttctctcctatcgctcttctctcctatcgctctctctcctatcgctctctctctcctatcgctcttccCTCCTATCGCTCTGTCTCCTATCGCTCTGTCTCCTATCGCTCTGtctcctatcgctctctctctcctatcgctctctctcctatcgctcttccCTCCTATCGCTCTGtctcctatcgctctctctcttctatcgCTCTGTCTCCTATCGCTCTTCCCTCCTATCGCTCTTCCCTCCAATCGctcttctctcctatcgctcttctctcctatcgctcttctctcatatcactctctctcctatcactctctctctcctatcgctctctctcctatcgctctctctcctatcgctctGTCTCCTATCGCTCTGTCTCCTATCGCTCTGTCTCCTATCGCTCTGtctcctatcgctctctctctcctatcgctctgtctcctatcactctctctctcctatcgctctctctcctatcgctctctctcctatcgctctctcctatcgctctctctcctatcgctcttccctcctatcgctcttctctcctatcgctctctctcctatcgctcttccctcctatcgctcttctctcctatcgcccttctctcctatcgctcttctctcctatcgctctGTCTCCTATCGCTCTGTCTCCTATCGCTCTGTTTCCTATCGCTCTGTCTCCTATCGCTCTTCCCTCCTATCGCTCTTCCCTCCTATCGCTCTTCCCTCCTATCGCTCTTCCCTCCTATCGctcttctctcctatcgctcttctctcctatcgctctctctcctatcgctctctctcctatcgctcttccCTCCTATCGCTCTGtctcctatcgctctctctcctatcgctctctctctcctatcgctctGTCTCCTATCGCTCTGtctcctatcgctctctctctcctatcgctcttccCTCCTATCGCTCTTCCCTCCTATCGCTCTGtctcctatcgctctctctcctatcgctcttccctcctatcgctcttccctcctatcgctctctctcctatcgctcttctctcctatcgctcttctctcctatcgctctctctcctatcgctcttctctcctatcgctcttccctcctatcgctcttctctcctatcgctcttctctcctatcgctcttctctcctatcgctcttctctcctgtcgctctctctcctgtcgctctctctcctatcgctcttctctcctatcgctcttctctcctatcgctctctctcctgtcgctcttctctcctatcgctctctctcctatcgctctctctcctatcgctctctctcctatcgctcttctctcctatcgctcttctctcctatcgctcttctctcctatcgctcttccctcctatcgctcttctctcctatcgctcttctctcctatcgctcttctctcctgtcgctctctctctcctgtcgcTCTTCTCTCCTGTCGCTTTCTCTCCTATCGCCCTTCTCTCCTATCGCCCTTCTCTCCTATCGCCcttctctcctatcgctcttctctcctatcgctcttctctcctatcgctcttctctcctatcgctcttctctcctattgctcttctctcccttcttgcatatgtgtgtttgtttatggtgtttgtgTATGAAACGGTTGGTGTTTTCTCTTGTCAGTGTGAGTCAGTAAAGTTGTGCTGCAGCTCTTTACCAAAcaacctcttcctccctctgacTGGAACACTCTGAGTCTCTGTGTGTTATGGTTttctaactctgtctgtctgtctgtctgtctccccctgaggactctgtctgtctgtctgtctgtctgtctgtctgtctgtctgtctgtctgtctgtctgtctccctctgactggaacactctgtctgtctgtctgtctccccctgaggactgtctgtctgtctgtctgtctgtctgtctgtcgataaTTAGATAATTCAATCattcaattgtaattactttgccaccatggcctatttattgcctttcctcccttatctcacctcatttgcactcactgtatatagactttttctattgtattattgactgtatgtttgtttattccatgtgtaactctgttgttgtttgtgtcgcactgctttgctttatctttgccaggtcgcagatgtaaatgagaacttgttctcaactagcctacctggttaaataaaggtgttctcaactggccacctggttaaataaaggtgttctcaactggccacctggttaaataaaggtgttctcaactggccacctggttaaataaaggtgttctcaactagcctacctggttaaataaaggtgttctccactagtccacctggttaaataaaggtgttctccactagtccacctggttaaataaaggtgttctcaactggccacctggttaaataaaggtgttctcaactagccacctggttaaataaaggtgttctcaactggccgcctggttaaataaaggtgttctcaactagcctacctggttaaataaaggtgttctcaactggccacctggttaaataaaggtgttctcaactggccacctggttaaataaaggtgttctcatctagccacctggttaaataaaggtgttctcaactggccacctggttaaataaaggtgttctcaactggccacctggttaaataaaggtgttctcaactggccacctggttaaataaaggtgttctcaactagcctacctggttaaataaaggtgttctccactagtccacctggttaaataaaggtgttctccactagtccacctggttaaataaaggtgttctcaactggccacctggttaaataaaggtgttctcaactagccacctggttaaataaaggtgttctcaactggccgcctggttaaataaaggtgttctcaactagcctacctggttaaataaaggtgttctcaactggccacctggttaaataaaggtgttctcaactggccacctggttaaataaaggtgttctcaactggtcacctggttaaataaaggtgttctcaactggccacctggttaaataaaggtgaaatatatattttttaaagataataaacaataaaaatgagtTCCAAAcgaataaagacatttaaaatgtcatattatatttatatacagtgttgtaacgatgtgcaaatagttaaagtacaaaagggaaaataaataagcataaatatgggttgtttttacaatggtgtttgttcttccctggttgcccttttctcgtggcaacaggtcacacatcttgctgctgtgacggcacactgtggaaattcacccagtagatatgagagtttatcaaaatagtttaaaaaattatttgtgggtctgtgtaatctgagggaaatatgtctctctaatatggtcatacattggacaggaggttaggaagtgcagctcagtttccacctcattttgtgggcagtgagcacatagcctgtcttctcttgagagccatgtctgcctactgcggcctttctcaatagcaatgctatgctcactgagtctgtacatagtcaaagcttttcttaagtttgggtcaggtattctgccactgtgtactctctgtttagggccaaatagcattctagtttgctctgtttttaaaCAAAATTCTTTCCAacatgtcaagtaattatctttttgttttctcatgatttggttgggtctaattgtgctgctgtcctggggctctgtggggtgtgtttgtgaacagagccccaggaccagcttgcttaggggactcttctccaggttcatctctctgtaggtgatggctttgttatggaaggtttgggaatcgcttccttttaggtggttgtagaatttaacagctcttttctggattttgataattagcgggtatcggcctaattctgctctgcatgcattatttggtgttttacgttgtgcATGGAGGATATGTTTGCAGAATTCTGAATGCAGAGTCTCCATTTGATGTTTGTctcattttgtgaagtcttggttggtgagcggaccccagacctcacaaccataaagggcaatgggctctatgactgattcaagtatttttagccaaatcctaattggtatgttgacatttatgttccttttgatggcatagaaggcccttcttaccttgtctctcagattgttcacagctttgtggacagctttgtggaagttacctgtggcgctgaagtgtttttgtgtgctctaggacaacggtgtctagatggaatttgtatttttgttcctggaccttttttggaacaccattatttttgtcttactgagatttactgtcagggcccaggtctgacagaatctgtgcagaatatctaggtgctgcgttaggccctccttggttggggacagaagcagcagatcatcagcaaacagtagatatttgacttcagattctaatagggtgaggccgggtgctgctgacctttctagtgcccgcgccaattcgttgatatatatgttgaagagggtggggcttaagctgcatccctgtctcaccccacggccctgtgggaagaaatgtgtgttttcttttgccaattttaaccccagacttgttgtttgtgtacatggattttataatgtcgtatgtttttccccccaaCATCACTTTCCAcccatttgtatagcagaccctcatgccaaattgagtcaaaagcgttttggaaatcaacaaagcatgaagatctctctctcctctctctctaggttcATCCCATACTGCTCTAGTGATGCCTGGAGTGGAGCCTCAGCCAAGACTGACCAAAGTAGGAAACATCGGTTCAGTAgatagtgcactctatagggaataggatgcctcTTTGGAAAAACACTGTGCATTTTATTTCAAATAATTCAAGACATTTAAGTGATAATTCCTGATAATGCCTGTcagttcggttgccagagacgagACCCATTCGTTCGTTCTATCAGTTTGGTTGCCAGAGACGAGACCCAgggttctaaatgttctattgccatactggctggtaaCGTTCTGATCCAGCTTGCTAGCTGGCCAactacatttatttggatacttccacaacaatgagctaatgaggcgcgatttcacctggcatagaaaatgtgctctctcgccaggacactgttgttcagaggagctagccaaaaaCACAGCtgacacaatcacttcaaactggaaCTGGAAAGACTGCAAgctagctgcactttgtttcaACTGATTTCTTTGTTAtaaacagtggggagaacaagtatttaataccctgccgattttgcaggttttcctgcaaaaatacagaaaatcacattgtatgatttttaagtaatgcaaattaattacttaaaaatcatacaatgtgattttctggatttttgttttagattccgtctctcacagttgaagtgtacctatgatacaaaattacagacctctacatgctttgtacgtaggaaaacctgcaaaatcggcagtgtatcaaattctTGTTCTCCCCAATGTATACACCAAAAAAGATGCTGATTCAttatttcgactggctgagaaaaacttcctgtctgtctcatcctgaATCgttgggacagctggagatcgaatttcaatatttaaacaatgttgcaaatgtcagagagacagacagcaaggtttatacacaTCTCTgttgttgaaaactaaatgttagtctaaaagaaatgtgagataatctctagatgctttttatagtggagatgaagtatataaattgcctggctgggctgatgagaccgtggattgcacagtcagatggaacagagtaaatagacatttcaacatcatagatttagctggtggaATAGACacaggctggaatgcggttttaaccaatcagcattcaggattagacccaccggTTGTATAACAAGCTATCAATCAATGTGTCTACTGCGCCTGTCTTCATGTTTGTCTCTGTGCAGGTGACTATGCGTTCATGGGCTCAGTGATCATTAAGGAGGTGGTTAATGAGCTGCTTACTAAAGGACTGGACAGCGCTAAGGTCCTGCTACTGGCTGGGAGCAGGTCaggacactgtgtgtgtctgaTAAAATCACCACAGTCTCAAACCTTTTAACTTTACTTACTTGTTTGGACATCCGTCTGTTTCTCCCTCAATCTGGACCTCTCCAACTCTCCTTATTTCCCCCTCTCTGGGTTACTGAATGCTTTTtacactctctccctttcctttctctcccccctccctctcccctgcagtGCGGGGGGTACAGGTGTACTACTGAACGTGGACCGTGTGGCGGAGCACCTGGAGTCCCGGGGACACGGGGAGATTCAGGTCCGGGGTCTGGCTGACTCTGGCTGGTTCCTGGATAACAAGCAGTACAGATCTACAGACTGTCACAGCACCATCAGCTGTGACCCTACTGAGGCTATCAGGAGAGGaatcaggtgagagagagaagagggagggcagagaggagggagggaggggagagaggagggaaggagggaggggagagaggagggagggagggagagagggtggaaggagggtggaagggggagagatggagggaggtagagggagagacaaCGAGTGACCATACGAGTGACAACGGTGACTatacttcctgtttcctgtctagGTACTGGGGTAGTGTGGTGCcagagagctgcagacagactCACATAGGAGAGGAGTGGAACTGCTTCTTCGGATATAAAGTCTACCCCACGCTCAAGAGTAAGAGTGTTtctagtactctctctctctcttctctttctctctctctctctttcttcctctctctcttccccctctctctctgtgtgtgtctctcttctctttcgctctctctctcttccccctctctctctgtgtgtgtgtctctctctctctctctctctctctagcactgtctcttccctctctctctctctcttcttctgtgtgtctctccctctctcactcacactctctctctctctctagcactctttctctctctctctagcactctctctctctctctctagcactctctctttctcttcaggtGCAGTGTTATTTGATGAGGCCCAGTTAACAGTAgacgccacccccccccccccccccctctttctctctctaggtccaGTGTTTGTGGTGCAGTGGTTATTTGACGAGGCCCAGTTAACagtagacccccccccctcctctctctctctaggtccaGTGTTTGTGGTGCAGTGGTTATTTGATGAGGCCCAGTTAACAGTAgatgccgccccccccccccccccccccctctctaggTCCAGTGTTTGTGGTGCAGTGGTTATTTGATGAGGCCCAGTTAACAgtagatgcccccccccccccccccccctctctctctctctctctctaggtccaGTGTTTGTGGTCCAGTGGTTATTTGATGAGGCCCAGTTAACAGTAGataacatccacctgactggTCATCCGGTCCACGAGGGACAATGGAGATACATACAGAATCTGGGCAATAAGC
This genomic stretch from Oncorhynchus clarkii lewisi isolate Uvic-CL-2024 chromosome 13, UVic_Ocla_1.0, whole genome shotgun sequence harbors:
- the LOC139424344 gene encoding palmitoleoyl-protein carboxylesterase notum1a-like, coding for MPSPTLTYRDRVVEGTGAGESFPLDFTAVEGNMDNFMTQIKNLAQSLYPCSAQKLDQDMRLHFLDNSSATCNDGSPAGYYIKESKGSKRWLIFLEGGWYCFNRQTCDTRYQTMRRFMSSLKWPHTRTGTGILSPQPEENPYWWNANMVFIPYCSSDAWSGASAKTDQSDYAFMGSVIIKEVVNELLTKGLDSAKVLLLAGSSAGGTGVLLNVDRVAEHLESRGHGEIQVRGLADSGWFLDNKQYRSTDCHSTISCDPTEAIRRGIRYWGSVVPESCRQTHIGEEWNCFFGYKVYPTLKSPVFVVQWLFDEAQLTVDNIHLTGHPVHEGQWRYIQNLGNKLRNTLKDVPALFAPACLSHEVITRNYWMDIQVKGTSLPRALHCWDRGLHDNNLHQRSSNNDTHSNNPNPTPNKVLPPASPPRRCPLRLIDSCPWPHCNPTCPTIRDQITGQEMSVIQFLKHMGFDVAKMAQQQGMDAGKLLGMLNNGN